A window of the Pantoea sp. Lij88 genome harbors these coding sequences:
- a CDS encoding DJ-1/PfpI family protein has product MDKNVAVLLAPGFEEAEAIITLDILSRLGLRVTTLACQPYREITSYHQVKLVADELLETNRERLFDAVIVPGGPDGSKNLTANAAVIDFIRQHDDAGRLICPICSAAARVLAPHGLLKGRRYVSSGTSSEGVTDGVYVDASVVKDGNLLSGQDLGAAFDFAFAIAFVLTGEGDQAIEQAEHISHRLKVDFTQL; this is encoded by the coding sequence ATGGATAAGAATGTAGCTGTGCTGCTCGCGCCTGGCTTTGAAGAGGCTGAAGCCATTATTACGCTTGATATCCTTTCACGGCTGGGCCTTCGCGTGACGACTCTGGCCTGCCAGCCCTACCGGGAGATAACCAGTTATCATCAGGTGAAGCTTGTCGCGGATGAGTTGCTGGAGACGAATCGCGAGCGGCTGTTTGATGCGGTGATTGTGCCGGGCGGCCCCGACGGCAGCAAAAACCTGACAGCGAATGCTGCGGTCATCGATTTTATACGCCAGCATGATGACGCGGGCCGTCTGATCTGCCCCATCTGCTCCGCAGCAGCCAGAGTTCTTGCGCCTCATGGTCTGTTAAAAGGGCGGCGCTATGTCAGTTCCGGCACCTCATCAGAAGGTGTCACCGATGGCGTTTACGTCGATGCATCGGTGGTGAAAGATGGCAACCTGCTGAGCGGGCAGGATCTGGGTGCGGCGTTTGATTTCGCTTTCGCGATTGCATTTGTGCTGACAGGCGAGGGTGACCAGGCCATCGAACAGGCAGAACACATCAGCCATCGGCTAAAAGTCGATTTCACTCAGCTTTAA
- a CDS encoding cupin domain-containing protein — translation MSKQDSGINAVEVMRSSQAWNGEVIEAYPAGEPELTVMRLSLPAHTSLPWHTHPMPNAAFILSGTLIVEDKESGEQRTFHAGEALNETVNSAHRGYTLDEPAELVITYAGVKGQELTEPLPGEPEEF, via the coding sequence ATGTCGAAGCAAGATAGCGGGATCAACGCAGTTGAAGTCATGCGCAGCAGCCAGGCCTGGAATGGTGAAGTCATTGAAGCCTATCCTGCTGGCGAACCCGAGCTGACGGTTATGCGGCTGTCACTGCCTGCCCACACGTCATTGCCCTGGCACACTCATCCAATGCCGAATGCGGCGTTTATTCTCTCCGGCACCCTGATTGTTGAGGATAAAGAGAGCGGCGAGCAGCGCACTTTCCATGCGGGTGAGGCGCTTAATGAGACGGTGAACAGCGCGCATCGCGGCTATACGCTGGATGAGCCAGCCGAACTGGTGATTACCTATGCCGGTGTGAAAGGGCAGGAACTGACCGAGCCGTTACCGGGCGAACCCGAAGAGTTTTAA
- a CDS encoding MetQ/NlpA family lipoprotein, which produces MKGLFTALLASSVLLLSACSKDDDNKVKVAINTGPDEAIWQVVQQVAKDKYKLDVEVLNFNDYVLPNEALNNKEVDANAFQSLPYLESQSKERGYKFAVVGKTFVFPIAAYSHKIKNISELQSGATITISNEATTLGRSLLLLQAQGLIKLKDGVGYLPTSLDIIENPKNLKLVEVDTPQLTRTLDDPNVSLSIINTNFSAQAGLSAHRDGLFMESASSPYVNALVSREDNKDSDKIQKLKAALQSPEVAAKAEEVYKGDAIKGW; this is translated from the coding sequence ATGAAAGGTCTGTTTACGGCATTACTTGCCAGTTCTGTTTTATTATTATCCGCCTGCTCAAAAGACGACGATAACAAAGTTAAAGTTGCGATTAATACCGGGCCCGATGAAGCGATCTGGCAGGTGGTTCAGCAGGTTGCTAAAGATAAATACAAGCTCGATGTTGAAGTGCTTAACTTCAATGATTATGTGCTGCCTAATGAAGCGCTGAATAACAAAGAAGTCGATGCTAATGCCTTCCAGAGCCTGCCCTATCTTGAGTCACAGTCTAAAGAACGCGGCTATAAGTTTGCCGTAGTGGGTAAAACGTTCGTCTTCCCGATTGCGGCTTATTCGCACAAAATCAAAAACATCAGTGAGCTGCAGAGTGGTGCCACTATCACCATCTCTAACGAAGCCACCACGCTGGGACGCAGCCTGCTGCTGCTGCAGGCACAGGGTCTGATTAAACTGAAAGACGGTGTGGGTTATTTACCGACCTCGCTGGATATCATCGAAAATCCAAAAAATCTGAAGCTGGTTGAAGTGGATACCCCACAGCTGACCCGCACGTTAGACGATCCTAATGTCAGTCTGTCGATCATTAATACCAACTTCTCGGCTCAGGCTGGATTATCAGCACACCGTGATGGCCTGTTTATGGAAAGTGCCTCGTCGCCTTACGTGAATGCCCTGGTATCACGGGAAGATAATAAAGACAGCGATAAAATTCAGAAGCTGAAGGCTGCGCTGCAGTCACCGGAAGTCGCGGCGAAAGCGGAAGAAGTCTACAAAGGTGATGCGATTAAAGGCTGGTAA
- a CDS encoding phage antirepressor KilAC domain-containing protein, protein MMISTESLRSLEQSVTMSSRELAQMTGITHGEVKRLIKSLETAQRLSQPLIVNEYEREGEVRQEFRLSKRDSLLAVARLSPGFTAEVLDRWQDREKTTHLPDFTNPAEAARAWAEQFEQRQAAEQQLALSAPKAAFFDNFVEVDDCLGFRQLCKMLKVKEPEFRQFLLERNIMYRAKGTLTPQHYHLQAGYFTLHTGTGENQHAFSQARFTSKGVKWVASLWAGHLSAQPKGAAA, encoded by the coding sequence ATGATGATTTCGACTGAAAGCCTCAGGTCTCTGGAACAATCGGTCACAATGAGCAGCCGTGAGCTGGCTCAGATGACCGGTATTACACACGGAGAAGTGAAGCGGTTAATCAAAAGTCTGGAGACGGCTCAGCGTCTCTCCCAGCCACTCATCGTGAATGAGTATGAGCGGGAAGGGGAAGTGCGTCAGGAGTTCCGCCTGAGCAAGCGTGACTCGCTGCTGGCTGTCGCTCGCCTGTCGCCGGGCTTCACGGCTGAAGTGCTGGATCGCTGGCAGGATCGCGAGAAGACCACCCATCTGCCTGACTTTACCAATCCGGCTGAAGCGGCTCGCGCCTGGGCCGAGCAGTTTGAACAGCGTCAGGCGGCAGAGCAGCAGCTGGCTCTCTCGGCACCCAAAGCCGCGTTCTTTGATAACTTCGTCGAGGTGGATGACTGTCTGGGCTTTCGCCAGCTCTGCAAAATGCTGAAAGTGAAAGAGCCGGAGTTCCGCCAGTTCCTGCTGGAGCGCAACATTATGTATCGCGCCAAAGGCACCCTGACGCCGCAGCACTACCATCTGCAGGCCGGATACTTCACGTTGCATACCGGTACGGGCGAAAACCAGCACGCGTTCTCTCAGGCGCGATTTACCTCCAAAGGGGTGAAATGGGTTGCCAGCCTGTGGGCAGGACATCTCTCTGCTCAGCCTAAAGGCGCAGCCGCGTAA
- a CDS encoding 6,7-dimethyl-8-ribityllumazine synthase has translation MQPLKVAFIKANWHSEIVSQVLTGFEQELESRGAAYEIKTWDVPGAFEMPLLAQRLAQTGKYDAIVCAALVVDGGIYRHDFVAQAVVSGLMQAQLATNVPVFSVSLTPHNFQPSAEFIDFYTQHFVKKGQEAARAVCQIHSLEL, from the coding sequence ATGCAGCCGTTGAAAGTCGCCTTTATTAAAGCCAACTGGCACAGCGAGATCGTTTCTCAGGTTCTGACCGGTTTCGAACAGGAACTGGAAAGCCGGGGTGCGGCATATGAGATTAAAACATGGGATGTGCCGGGCGCTTTTGAAATGCCGCTGCTGGCACAACGTCTGGCGCAGACCGGCAAGTATGATGCGATTGTCTGTGCGGCTCTGGTGGTGGATGGCGGCATCTATCGCCATGATTTCGTCGCGCAGGCGGTGGTCAGTGGTCTGATGCAGGCGCAGCTGGCGACCAACGTACCGGTGTTCTCGGTTTCCCTGACGCCACACAATTTCCAGCCATCGGCAGAGTTTATCGACTTCTATACCCAGCATTTCGTGAAAAAAGGTCAGGAAGCGGCGCGTGCCGTCTGTCAGATCCACTCTCTGGAACTCTGA
- a CDS encoding nuclear transport factor 2 family protein, whose amino-acid sequence MENSRPPLPPFTRPEQAIEKVRLAEDGWNSRDAERVALAYSADSQWRNRDTFLTGRAEIVAFLQQKWQREQQYRLIKELWSYDQNRIAVRFAYEWHDEQLQWYRSYGNENWAFDEQGLMMQRFASINDLKINEEQRLFHWPQGRRPDDHPSLSELGL is encoded by the coding sequence TTGGAAAATTCACGTCCGCCTTTACCGCCGTTTACCCGGCCTGAACAGGCGATAGAAAAAGTCCGGCTGGCTGAGGATGGCTGGAACAGCCGGGATGCTGAGCGTGTCGCGCTGGCTTATTCAGCGGATAGCCAGTGGCGTAATCGCGATACGTTTCTGACCGGCCGGGCAGAAATTGTCGCTTTCCTGCAGCAGAAATGGCAGCGGGAGCAGCAGTATCGGCTGATCAAAGAGCTGTGGAGTTATGACCAGAACCGGATTGCGGTGCGGTTTGCCTATGAGTGGCACGATGAACAGCTGCAGTGGTATCGCTCGTATGGCAACGAAAACTGGGCGTTTGATGAGCAGGGATTAATGATGCAGCGCTTTGCCAGCATCAACGATCTGAAAATCAATGAAGAACAGCGGCTGTTTCACTGGCCACAGGGACGGCGCCCTGACGACCATCCTTCACTGAGCGAACTCGGTTTATAA
- a CDS encoding MerR family transcriptional regulator: protein MQILNTETVCAITGTHPANLKRWMKQGLLTPQQNSDDWSDDHLSEIRILVGLTAMGATLDEIKVGQQAASAVTTYGWAARKGDMLWQLEFGTPLSLSRQMHNMSSNYSGDDFIINLLRPLSVWLYADHRRGASRRLDRFEQSVQQQADKVMRVSSRNASSVPLFLEAVSVLDKTEIWLEAIRLTAMGFNVAVDSRASGQPAIKSELHQHHVMWCGAGISQQMQDYFEQQSQDGHPVMLSGPDRNLHYSHSDASSAA from the coding sequence ATGCAAATTCTTAATACCGAGACTGTTTGTGCGATTACCGGCACCCATCCTGCGAACCTGAAGCGCTGGATGAAGCAGGGTTTACTGACGCCACAGCAGAATTCAGATGACTGGAGTGATGATCACCTCAGCGAAATTCGTATCCTGGTAGGCTTAACGGCCATGGGCGCAACGCTGGACGAGATCAAAGTGGGCCAGCAGGCTGCATCAGCGGTTACGACCTATGGCTGGGCAGCGCGCAAAGGCGACATGCTCTGGCAGCTCGAATTCGGCACACCGCTGTCGCTTTCGCGTCAGATGCACAATATGTCCAGCAACTACAGCGGTGATGATTTCATCATTAATCTGCTGCGACCGTTGAGCGTCTGGCTGTATGCCGATCACCGTCGCGGAGCGTCACGTCGCCTCGATCGCTTTGAACAATCCGTTCAGCAACAGGCAGACAAAGTGATGCGCGTTTCATCGCGTAACGCATCCTCGGTTCCTCTGTTTCTGGAAGCGGTGAGCGTGCTCGATAAAACTGAGATCTGGCTGGAAGCGATTCGTCTTACTGCGATGGGCTTTAATGTTGCGGTTGACTCACGCGCATCCGGACAGCCCGCCATTAAATCTGAACTCCATCAGCATCATGTCATGTGGTGTGGTGCCGGGATCAGTCAGCAGATGCAGGATTATTTCGAACAGCAGAGTCAGGATGGTCATCCTGTGATGCTCAGTGGCCCTGATCGTAACCTCCACTATTCGCACTCTGACGCCTCCAGCGCTGCCTGA
- a CDS encoding DUF1090 domain-containing protein, with translation MKKTLLTLSLCLLPLTFTAAHAASALTGCAAKKQEIETQLSFARQHNNAHQVAGLETALREVEQNCTEGSLLKQRQEKVAEKKLKVQEREQELAKAKADGRSASKIQKREDKLADARQALKEAEQVLHQ, from the coding sequence ATGAAAAAAACTTTACTGACCCTCAGCCTTTGCCTGTTGCCCCTCACTTTCACTGCTGCGCATGCGGCATCTGCCCTGACCGGTTGTGCTGCCAAAAAGCAGGAGATTGAGACTCAGCTCTCTTTTGCCCGCCAGCACAATAATGCTCATCAGGTTGCCGGCCTTGAGACCGCCCTGCGCGAAGTTGAACAGAATTGCACCGAAGGCAGTCTGTTAAAGCAGCGCCAGGAAAAAGTGGCGGAGAAAAAGTTAAAGGTGCAGGAACGCGAACAGGAACTGGCAAAAGCGAAAGCGGATGGACGCAGCGCCAGCAAAATCCAGAAGCGTGAAGACAAACTGGCAGATGCGCGTCAGGCGCTGAAAGAAGCCGAACAGGTTCTTCATCAGTAA